In Streptococcus sp. SN-1, a single genomic region encodes these proteins:
- a CDS encoding potassium channel family protein, which produces MRRLKMLWHIIQVTGFTRFALSFVTFVFGSGGVLFLVEPAITNYGDGLWYAFVTSTTVGYGDLLAVTLIGRITSVFLTIYGLIFFGCLSAVIINYYTDLNKERGEDK; this is translated from the coding sequence ATGAGACGTTTAAAAATGTTATGGCATATTATACAGGTTACGGGTTTTACTCGGTTTGCTCTGAGTTTTGTGACCTTTGTTTTTGGGTCAGGAGGCGTGCTTTTCCTAGTTGAACCTGCTATCACAAATTACGGAGACGGTCTTTGGTATGCTTTTGTGACTTCGACGACTGTCGGCTACGGGGATCTCCTAGCTGTGACCTTGATTGGAAGGATTACCAGTGTCTTCTTGACGATTTATGGGCTCATATTTTTTGGCTGTTTATCAGCTGTTATTATTAATTATTATACCGATTTAAATAAGGAAAGAGGAGAGGACAAATGA
- the thrS gene encoding threonine--tRNA ligase — protein sequence MINITFPDGAVREFESGVTTFEIAQSISNSLAKKALAGKFNGKLIDTTRAITEDGSIEIVTPDHEDALPILRHSAAHLFAQAARRLFPDIHLGVGPAIEDGFYYDTDNTAGQISNEDLPRIEEEMQKIVKENFPSIREEVTKDEAREIFKNDPYKLELIEEHSEDEGGLTIYRQGEYVDLCRGPHVPSTGRIQIFHLLHVAGAYWRGNSDNAMMQRIYGTAWFDKKDLKNYLQMREEAKERDHRKLGKELDLFMISQEVGQGLPFWLPNGATIRRELERYIVDKELASGYQHVYTPPLASVELYKTSGHWDHYQEDMFPTMDMGDGEEFVLRPMNCPHHIQVFKHHVHSYRELPIRIAEIGMMHRYEKSGSLTGLQRVREMSLNDGHLFVTPEQIQEEFQRALQLIIDVYEDFNLTEYRFRLSLRDPQDTHKYFDNDEMWENAQTMLRAALDEMGVDYFEAEGEAAFYGPKLDIQVKTALGKEETLSTIQLDFLLPERFDLKYIGADGEEHRPVMIHRGVISTMERFTAILIENYKGAFPTWLAPHQVTLIPVSNEKHVDYAWEVAKKLRDRGVRADVDERNEKMQFKIRASQTSKIPYQLIVGDKEMEDGTVNVRRYGQKETQTVSVDDFVQAILADIANKSRVEK from the coding sequence ATGATTAACATTACTTTCCCAGATGGCGCTGTTCGTGAATTCGAATCTGGCGTTACAACTTTTGAAATTGCCCAATCTATCAGCAATTCCCTAGCTAAAAAGGCCTTGGCTGGTAAATTCAACGGCAAACTCATCGACACTACTCGTGCTATCACTGAAGATGGAAGTATCGAAATCGTGACACCTGATCACGAAGATGCCCTTCCAATCTTGCGTCACTCAGCTGCTCACTTGTTCGCCCAAGCAGCTCGTCGTCTGTTCCCAGACATTCACTTGGGAGTTGGTCCAGCCATCGAAGATGGTTTCTACTACGATACTGACAACACAGCTGGTCAAATCTCTAACGAAGACCTTCCTCGTATCGAAGAAGAAATGCAAAAAATCGTCAAAGAAAACTTCCCATCAATCCGTGAAGAAGTTACTAAAGACGAGGCACGTGAAATCTTCAAAAATGACCCTTACAAGTTGGAATTGATTGAAGAACACTCAGAAGACGAAGGCGGTTTGACTATCTATCGTCAGGGTGAATATGTAGACCTTTGCCGTGGCCCTCACGTCCCTTCAACAGGTCGTATCCAAATCTTCCACCTTCTCCATGTAGCAGGTGCTTACTGGCGTGGAAATAGTGATAACGCTATGATGCAACGTATCTATGGTACAGCTTGGTTTGACAAAAAAGACTTGAAAAACTACCTTCAAATGCGTGAAGAAGCCAAGGAACGTGACCACCGTAAACTTGGTAAAGAGCTTGACCTCTTCATGATTTCCCAAGAGGTTGGTCAAGGACTTCCATTCTGGTTGCCAAATGGTGCGACTATTCGTCGTGAGTTGGAACGCTACATCGTAGACAAAGAGTTGGCTTCTGGCTACCAACACGTTTACACTCCACCACTTGCTTCAGTTGAGCTTTACAAGACTTCTGGTCACTGGGATCATTACCAAGAAGACATGTTCCCAACTATGGACATGGGTGACGGGGAAGAATTTGTCCTTCGTCCAATGAACTGCCCACACCACATCCAAGTCTTCAAACATCATGTTCACTCTTACCGTGAGTTGCCAATCCGTATCGCTGAAATCGGTATGATGCACCGCTACGAAAAATCTGGTTCCCTTACTGGTCTTCAACGTGTACGTGAAATGTCTCTTAACGACGGTCACCTCTTTGTGACTCCAGAACAAATCCAAGAAGAATTCCAGCGTGCCCTTCAGTTGATTATCGATGTTTATGAAGATTTCAACTTGACTGAATACCGCTTCCGCCTCTCTCTTCGTGACCCTCAAGATACTCATAAGTACTTTGATAACGATGAGATGTGGGAAAATGCCCAAACTATGCTTCGTGCAGCTCTTGATGAAATGGGCGTGGACTACTTTGAAGCCGAAGGTGAAGCAGCCTTCTACGGACCAAAATTGGATATTCAAGTTAAGACAGCCCTTGGAAAAGAAGAAACTCTTTCTACTATCCAACTTGACTTCTTGCTTCCAGAACGCTTCGACCTTAAATACATCGGAGCTGATGGCGAAGAGCACCGTCCAGTTATGATCCACCGTGGAGTTATCTCAACTATGGAACGCTTCACAGCTATCTTGATTGAGAACTACAAGGGTGCCTTCCCAACATGGCTTGCGCCACACCAAGTAACCCTCATCCCAGTATCTAACGAAAAACACGTGGACTACGCTTGGGAAGTGGCTAAGAAACTCCGTGACCGTGGTGTCCGTGCAGATGTAGATGAGCGCAATGAAAAAATGCAGTTCAAGATCCGTGCTTCACAAACAAGCAAGATTCCTTACCAATTGATTGTTGGAGACAAGGAAATGGAAGACGGAACAGTCAACGTTCGTCGTTATGGCCAAAAAGAAACACAAACTGTCTCAGTTGATGACTTTGTTCAAGCTATCCTTGCTGATATCGCCAACAAATCACGCGTTGAGAAATAA
- a CDS encoding sensor histidine kinase: MLDWKQFFLAYLRSRSRLFVYLLSLTFLVLLFQFLFASLGIYFLYFFLLCCFVTILFFAWDILVEMQVYRQELLYGEREAQSPLERALAEKLEAREMELYQQRSDSERKLTDLLDYYTLWVHQIKTPIAASQLLVAEVVDRQLKQQLEQEIFKIDSYTNLVLQYLRLESFHDDLVLKQVQIEDLVKEIIRKYALFFIQKGLNVNLHDLDKEIVTDKKWLLVVIEQIISNSLKYTKEGGLEIYMEGQELCIKDTGIGIKNSDVLRVFERGFSGYNGRLTQQSSGLGLYLSKKISEELGHQIRIESEVGKGTIVRIQFTQVNLVLE; encoded by the coding sequence ATGCTTGATTGGAAACAATTTTTTCTAGCCTATCTGCGCTCCCGTAGTCGTCTGTTTGTCTATCTACTTTCTTTGACGTTTCTGGTCTTACTCTTTCAGTTTTTATTTGCCAGTTTAGGAATTTACTTTCTCTATTTTTTCCTCTTGTGTTGCTTTGTAACCATTTTATTTTTTGCTTGGGACATATTGGTAGAAATGCAGGTATATCGTCAGGAACTTCTCTATGGGGAGAGGGAAGCTCAGTCTCCTTTGGAAAGAGCCTTGGCTGAAAAATTAGAAGCGCGTGAGATGGAACTTTATCAGCAGAGGTCAGATTCAGAAAGAAAACTGACGGATTTGCTGGATTACTACACCTTGTGGGTCCATCAGATAAAGACCCCCATTGCAGCCAGTCAACTCTTAGTTGCAGAAGTGGTCGACCGCCAACTGAAGCAGCAATTAGAACAGGAAATTTTCAAGATTGACTCCTATACCAATCTAGTCTTACAGTACCTGCGTTTAGAAAGTTTTCATGATGATTTGGTCTTAAAGCAGGTTCAAATCGAGGACTTGGTTAAGGAAATAATTCGTAAATATGCTCTTTTCTTTATTCAAAAAGGCCTAAATGTCAATCTACATGACCTTGATAAAGAAATCGTGACGGATAAAAAGTGGCTGCTAGTGGTTATTGAGCAAATCATCTCAAACAGTCTCAAGTACACCAAGGAAGGTGGTCTGGAGATTTATATGGAGGGGCAAGAGCTTTGTATCAAGGATACGGGAATCGGGATAAAAAACAGTGATGTCCTCCGAGTCTTTGAACGTGGTTTCTCAGGATACAATGGCCGTTTGACCCAACAGTCCTCTGGCCTTGGCCTCTACCTCTCTAAGAAAATTTCTGAAGAACTGGGTCACCAGATTCGTATTGAGTCTGAGGTTGGAAAAGGAACGATAGTGCGGATTCAGTTTACTCAAGTGAACTTAGTCCTTGAGTGA
- a CDS encoding response regulator transcription factor — protein MHKILLVEDDQVIRQQVGKMLSEWGFEVVLVEDFMEVLSLFVQSEPHLVLMDIGLPLFNGYHWCQEIRKISKVPIMFLSSRDQAMDIVMAINMGADDFVTKPFDQQVLLAKVQGLLRRSYEFGRDESLLEYAGVILNTKSMDLHYQGQVLNLTKNEFQILRVLFEHAGNIVARDDLMRELWNSDFFIDDNTLSVNVARLRKKLEEQGLVGFIETKKGIGYGLKHA, from the coding sequence ATGCACAAGATTTTATTAGTAGAAGATGATCAGGTCATTCGTCAACAGGTCGGGAAAATGCTCTCTGAATGGGGATTTGAAGTGGTTCTGGTAGAAGACTTTATGGAAGTTTTGAGTCTTTTTGTCCAGTCGGAGCCTCATCTGGTCCTCATGGATATTGGTTTGCCCTTGTTTAATGGCTATCACTGGTGTCAGGAAATTCGCAAGATTTCCAAGGTGCCTATCATGTTTCTGTCTTCGAGAGACCAGGCTATGGATATTGTCATGGCAATTAATATGGGGGCGGATGACTTTGTGACCAAGCCTTTTGACCAGCAGGTTCTTTTAGCCAAGGTTCAGGGCTTGCTACGCCGTTCCTATGAGTTTGGGCGTGACGAGAGTTTACTGGAATACGCCGGTGTGATCCTTAATACCAAATCCATGGATTTACATTATCAAGGCCAAGTCTTGAATTTGACCAAGAACGAATTCCAGATTTTACGAGTTTTGTTTGAGCATGCGGGCAATATTGTAGCGCGTGACGACCTCATGCGGGAACTTTGGAATAGTGACTTTTTCATTGATGACAATACCCTATCTGTCAATGTGGCTCGTTTGCGTAAAAAGTTGGAAGAGCAGGGTTTGGTAGGATTTATCGAGACCAAGAAAGGGATAGGGTACGGACTGAAGCATGCTTGA
- a CDS encoding TetR/AcrR family transcriptional regulator: MKLDKKQALKSAAYEVFSKKGYKATGISEIARQAHMAVGSFYNYYESKEAIFLDIYIDENNRVRQTMIEELDWEIDMIDLISQLFAQSRALVSSNKILAEWYNPAIADELHSYYSSEEGKVTNPFHQFLVKTFTHRLQTEGYSPEKIQNILQVYNLFYYMDMHITENDFPDISKTVEILATNFIKGILK; encoded by the coding sequence ATCAAATTGGACAAAAAACAGGCTTTGAAATCCGCAGCTTATGAAGTTTTTTCAAAAAAAGGATACAAGGCGACAGGAATTTCAGAAATTGCTAGACAAGCTCATATGGCAGTCGGATCTTTTTATAACTATTACGAAAGTAAAGAGGCTATTTTTTTAGATATCTATATTGATGAAAACAACCGTGTTCGCCAAACTATGATTGAAGAACTGGATTGGGAAATTGATATGATTGATCTTATTAGTCAACTCTTTGCTCAATCCAGAGCACTCGTTTCTTCCAATAAAATCCTTGCAGAATGGTACAATCCTGCCATAGCAGATGAGTTGCATAGCTACTATTCCTCAGAAGAAGGGAAAGTCACGAATCCATTTCATCAATTTCTCGTGAAAACCTTTACTCATCGTTTGCAGACTGAAGGTTATTCTCCAGAAAAAATTCAAAATATTTTACAAGTTTACAACCTATTTTACTACATGGATATGCATATCACAGAAAATGATTTTCCAGATATTAGCAAAACTGTAGAAATACTAGCAACCAACTTCATTAAAGGAATCCTGAAATAA
- a CDS encoding ATP-binding cassette domain-containing protein gives MLPYLKTIRWYLFFNFLFGVVSNICTALLPYFTQALIKGDYQVALYGYSMSVAGYLSCNYIQMILDWKQGTIFSTTLKNEWFRSLLGLSHHDFKQKTVAEYISYQSNDLDSLEKDYLPPLMSFIKQILRIIIYAFIISRTINPIVSLILIFSTGISIQIPKIVGKLTANRRQVYLKKQGDYYRTLEDLLMGHHLVNKLTMSHFLNQQKSSLKNLQDKYFKYGLTKITGILLTGVSFEFISLVLFIYLAYSLSHQQLGIPEVVASFGYINAFSEPIQEILYDLQMLESVKPVIKSFQNIVGRPVSVQAPQHSFDTITLKNISKQLGESKLIITSATIQKGDKIALIGKNGSGKSSLLNILNGTDEDFEGQIVLDGLVLDHLWGRFGMILQQEHTFISSYENNVTLFNSFNEKFREEDFEKIPPQSLSGGQQQRMYLNREKNRKNPLLILDEPFSALDTNQFKMELERVLELPSAVIVTLHRQNELLSKFDQVWEIKNGELVILK, from the coding sequence ATGCTACCATATCTTAAAACTATTAGATGGTATCTCTTCTTTAATTTTCTTTTTGGTGTAGTATCGAATATCTGCACAGCTTTGTTACCGTATTTCACGCAGGCATTAATCAAAGGGGATTATCAAGTAGCTCTATATGGTTACTCTATGTCAGTGGCAGGCTATTTGAGTTGTAACTATATCCAAATGATACTTGATTGGAAGCAGGGGACTATCTTTTCGACTACTTTGAAAAATGAGTGGTTTCGTTCACTTCTGGGACTCAGTCACCACGATTTCAAGCAGAAAACAGTAGCAGAGTATATTTCCTATCAATCTAATGACCTAGATTCGTTGGAAAAGGATTACCTTCCTCCATTGATGAGTTTTATCAAACAAATTTTACGTATCATCATTTACGCTTTCATTATTAGCAGAACAATTAATCCTATTGTATCACTGATTTTAATCTTTTCCACTGGAATTAGTATTCAAATTCCTAAAATCGTTGGGAAGTTGACCGCTAATCGTAGACAGGTTTACTTGAAAAAACAAGGAGATTACTATCGAACTTTGGAGGATTTGCTTATGGGACATCATTTGGTAAATAAACTAACTATGTCGCATTTTTTGAATCAACAAAAGAGTTCTCTAAAGAATTTGCAGGATAAGTATTTTAAGTATGGTTTGACAAAAATTACAGGCATCTTATTGACAGGTGTTTCTTTTGAATTCATTAGTCTTGTTCTGTTTATTTATTTAGCCTACTCTCTATCTCACCAGCAACTCGGTATTCCTGAGGTGGTGGCGAGTTTCGGATATATTAATGCTTTTTCTGAACCAATACAGGAAATCCTTTATGATTTACAAATGTTAGAGTCCGTAAAGCCTGTAATCAAGAGTTTTCAAAACATTGTTGGGAGACCCGTTTCAGTTCAAGCACCTCAACATTCTTTTGATACGATTACTTTGAAAAACATTTCCAAACAACTGGGAGAATCAAAATTGATAATTACTTCCGCTACGATTCAAAAAGGGGATAAAATTGCGCTTATTGGTAAGAATGGGTCTGGAAAAAGTAGTCTTCTCAATATTTTAAATGGAACAGATGAAGATTTTGAAGGACAAATTGTGCTAGATGGGCTTGTTTTGGACCATCTTTGGGGAAGATTCGGTATGATTCTGCAACAAGAACATACATTTATTTCAAGTTATGAAAATAATGTAACGCTATTCAATAGTTTCAATGAAAAATTCAGAGAAGAAGATTTTGAAAAAATTCCACCACAATCCCTGTCAGGTGGTCAGCAACAACGAATGTATTTAAATCGTGAGAAAAATCGTAAAAATCCATTGCTTATCCTAGACGAACCTTTCTCTGCCTTGGATACTAATCAGTTTAAAATGGAATTGGAAAGAGTTCTGGAACTACCAAGTGCCGTCATTGTTACTTTACATCGCCAAAACGAATTATTAAGTAAGTTTGACCAAGTTTGGGAAATTAAGAATGGAGAACTTGTAATTTTGAAATAG
- a CDS encoding DUF389 domain-containing protein, whose protein sequence is MTANYSTREYREKLYDDLHVRLRDTVILMCAIFIASIGLNMNSTAVIIGAMLISPLMTPIVGLGFGLAIFDTRLIKQSLEVLFTQVLVSLLVSALYFWISPLSYESSELIARTSPTIWDVLIAIAGGIAGVIGSRKKEANNIVPGVAIATALMPPICTAGYGLANGNVRFLFGALYLFLINCVFIMLINIVGTRIMMRKSPLSSFKELNIKMRIGLISLIVLLILPASYSAVTLTIDQARKEGIKQFVGKEFANHTVINQVYKSRDNELVLTVVGDPISEEELETLHQKQASYGIQSVQLKVNQVHNSTKLDSDSTKEFYETINKYIDQKLSEKDSQKDLVKENEADKD, encoded by the coding sequence ATGACTGCCAATTATTCAACACGGGAATACCGTGAGAAATTATACGATGACCTTCATGTTCGATTAAGAGATACAGTGATTTTGATGTGTGCGATTTTTATTGCCTCTATCGGCCTAAATATGAATTCAACAGCTGTCATTATTGGAGCCATGCTGATTTCCCCTCTTATGACACCGATTGTTGGACTGGGGTTCGGTTTAGCTATTTTTGATACGCGTTTAATCAAGCAATCTCTAGAGGTTTTATTTACTCAAGTATTGGTTAGCTTGCTTGTCTCGGCTCTGTATTTCTGGATTTCTCCCTTATCTTATGAAAGTAGCGAATTGATTGCACGAACCTCTCCAACCATTTGGGATGTTCTTATTGCTATTGCTGGTGGGATAGCAGGTGTAATTGGGTCAAGGAAAAAAGAAGCAAACAATATCGTGCCAGGAGTAGCCATTGCAACAGCTCTGATGCCACCTATCTGTACTGCAGGATATGGTTTAGCTAATGGAAATGTACGATTTTTATTTGGAGCTCTTTATCTTTTCTTGATCAACTGTGTCTTTATCATGCTAATCAACATTGTTGGAACAAGAATTATGATGAGAAAATCTCCCTTAAGTTCATTTAAAGAGCTAAATATTAAAATGAGAATTGGATTGATATCCTTGATTGTATTATTGATTCTTCCAGCCAGCTATTCAGCAGTCACTCTGACGATAGACCAAGCGCGAAAAGAAGGAATCAAGCAGTTTGTAGGAAAAGAGTTTGCCAATCATACGGTCATTAATCAAGTCTACAAGTCAAGGGACAATGAATTGGTCTTGACGGTTGTTGGAGATCCGATTTCAGAAGAAGAATTAGAAACGCTCCACCAAAAACAAGCCTCATACGGTATTCAATCTGTTCAATTGAAAGTCAATCAAGTTCATAATTCGACAAAACTAGACAGTGATTCGACCAAGGAATTTTATGAAACCATTAACAAGTATATCGATCAAAAACTCTCTGAAAAGGATTCACAAAAAGATCTCGTAAAAGAAAATGAAGCAGACAAGGATTGA
- a CDS encoding DUF2974 domain-containing protein, with protein sequence MTNIFDYLKDVAHDSYYDLPLNELDVLALTEITYLSFDNLVSTAPQRLLDLAPQVPREPNMLTSKNRLQLLDELAQHKRFKNCKLSHFINDIDPELQKQFAAMTYRLTLDTYLIVFRGTDDSIIGWKEDFHLTYMKEIPAQKHALRYLKNFFAQHPKQKVILTGHSKGGNLAIYGASQIEQSLQDQITAVYTFDAPGLHKELTQTEGYQRIMDKTKVFIPQGSIIGMMMEIPNHQIIVHSTALGGIAQHDTFSWQIEDKRFVQLDKTNSDSQQVDTTFKEWVATVPDEELQLYFDLFFGTILDAGISSINDLSSLKALEHIRHLFVQAQSLTPEERETMGRLTQLLIDTRYQAWKNR encoded by the coding sequence ATGACCAATATTTTTGATTATCTGAAAGATGTCGCACACGATTCTTATTACGACCTTCCTTTGAATGAATTAGATGTTTTAGCCTTAACAGAAATCACCTATCTCTCATTTGATAATCTGGTCTCCACAGCTCCTCAGCGACTTTTAGACCTGGCACCTCAGGTTCCAAGGGAGCCAAACATGTTGACCAGCAAAAATCGCCTCCAGCTATTAGATGAACTAGCTCAACACAAGCGCTTCAAAAATTGCAAACTCTCCCATTTTATCAACGACATCGACCCTGAGCTGCAAAAGCAATTTGCGGCTATGACCTACCGCCTCACTCTCGACACCTATCTGATTGTCTTTCGTGGGACTGATGACAGCATCATTGGCTGGAAGGAAGATTTCCACCTGACCTATATGAAGGAAATTCCTGCTCAAAAGCATGCCCTCCGCTATTTAAAGAACTTTTTTGCCCAACATCCTAAGCAAAAGGTCATTCTGACTGGGCATTCCAAGGGAGGAAATCTAGCCATCTATGGTGCTAGCCAAATTGAGCAAAGCTTGCAGGATCAAATCACAGCAGTTTATACCTTTGATGCGCCTGGTCTCCACAAAGAACTGACACAAACCGAGGGCTATCAAAGGATAATGGATAAAACCAAGGTCTTCATTCCACAAGGCTCCATTATCGGTATGATGATGGAAATCCCTAACCACCAAATCATCGTGCACAGTACTGCCTTGGGTGGTATCGCCCAGCACGATACCTTTAGTTGGCAGATTGAGGACAAGCGCTTCGTCCAACTGGATAAGACCAACAGTGATAGCCAACAAGTCGACACAACCTTCAAGGAGTGGGTTGCCACAGTCCCTGACGAAGAACTCCAGCTCTACTTCGACCTCTTCTTTGGCACCATTCTAGATGCTGGGATTAGCTCCATCAATGACCTGTCTTCCTTAAAGGCGCTTGAACACATTCGTCATCTCTTCGTCCAAGCTCAATCCCTCACTCCAGAAGAAAGAGAAACCATGGGACGCCTCACTCAATTATTGATTGATACCCGTTACCAAGCATGGAAGAATAGATAG
- the rpsO gene encoding 30S ribosomal protein S15 — MAISKEKKNEIIAQYARHEGDTGSVEVQVAVLTWEINHLNEHIKQHKKDHATYRGLMKKIGRRRNLLAYLRKNDVNRYRELINSLGLRR; from the coding sequence ATGGCAATCTCAAAAGAGAAAAAAAATGAAATCATTGCACAATATGCACGTCACGAAGGTGATACAGGTTCAGTAGAGGTTCAAGTTGCTGTCCTTACTTGGGAAATTAACCACCTTAACGAACACATCAAACAACACAAAAAAGACCACGCTACTTACCGTGGATTGATGAAAAAAATCGGTCGCCGTCGTAACTTGCTTGCATACTTGCGTAAAAACGACGTTAACCGTTACCGTGAGTTGATCAACTCTCTAGGACTTCGTCGCTAA
- a CDS encoding CadD family cadmium resistance transporter, producing the protein MGQTIISAIGVYISTSIDYLIILFILFAQLSQNKQKWHIYAGQYLGTGLLVGASLVAAYVVNFVPEEWMVGLLGLIPIYLGIRFAIVGEGEEEEEEIIERLEQSKANQLFWTVTLLTIASGGDNLGIYIPYFASLDWSQTLVALLVFVIGIIILCEISRVLSSIPLIFETIEKYERIIVPLVFILLGLYIMYENGTIETFLIV; encoded by the coding sequence ATGGGACAGACAATCATATCTGCTATTGGTGTTTATATTTCCACCAGTATCGATTATTTAATTATTTTATTTATTTTATTTGCACAGCTATCACAGAATAAACAAAAATGGCATATTTATGCGGGGCAATATCTAGGCACAGGCTTACTTGTAGGGGCGAGTTTAGTTGCTGCTTATGTCGTTAATTTCGTGCCTGAAGAATGGATGGTTGGATTGCTTGGTTTAATCCCTATCTATTTAGGGATTCGCTTTGCAATTGTTGGAGAAGGTGAGGAAGAAGAGGAAGAAATTATTGAAAGATTAGAACAAAGCAAGGCAAATCAACTGTTTTGGACAGTTACATTGCTGACAATTGCATCTGGCGGAGATAATTTAGGTATTTATATACCTTATTTTGCTTCGTTAGATTGGTCACAGACCCTCGTGGCGTTGCTTGTGTTTGTAATCGGCATAATTATCTTATGCGAGATTAGTCGGGTGTTATCCTCTATTCCCTTAATATTCGAGACAATTGAAAAATACGAGCGAATCATTGTGCCCTTAGTATTCATTCTACTTGGACTATATATCATGTATGAAAATGGCACGATAGAGACTTTTCTGATCGTGTAG
- a CDS encoding ferredoxin reductase produces MKRGKKMFIIILTTLGVLGFISWGIITYLGRSQTLSIKSIENPSGDLYLVHITKPKNQIWKAGSYAQFKLPDSSFDPDKNPVKEEQTSRWLTLASTPDEDEILIVTHNSGSVFKETLTHLPAGSKIEMSWLESSLSVKDNDQALICFASDVGISTLRPVVKEWAGKRSIILNHLDKGVRIFDNELRELSQNNPNLTYKTSETFSQSQAFLKNAVEKYGNQAIYLLTGQPDDINEMKNFLKENGIDAKQIQTSMFRGLK; encoded by the coding sequence ATGAAACGAGGGAAAAAAATGTTCATAATTATTCTAACTACACTTGGAGTGCTTGGCTTTATATCTTGGGGAATCATTACCTATCTTGGACGAAGTCAAACTTTATCGATAAAATCCATTGAAAATCCCAGCGGAGATTTGTATTTAGTTCACATCACAAAACCAAAAAATCAAATATGGAAAGCTGGCTCCTATGCTCAGTTTAAGCTTCCTGACAGCTCGTTTGATCCAGACAAAAATCCAGTAAAGGAGGAACAGACTAGTCGATGGCTAACCCTTGCTTCCACTCCTGATGAGGATGAAATTCTTATTGTAACCCATAATAGTGGTAGCGTGTTTAAGGAAACCTTAACACATTTACCAGCTGGTAGTAAAATTGAGATGAGTTGGCTGGAGTCATCTTTATCTGTTAAAGACAATGACCAAGCACTGATTTGTTTTGCCTCTGATGTCGGTATTTCTACTCTACGTCCAGTTGTGAAAGAGTGGGCTGGTAAGCGCTCCATAATTCTTAATCATTTAGACAAAGGAGTAAGAATTTTTGATAATGAGTTAAGAGAACTTAGTCAGAACAATCCGAATCTGACTTATAAAACTAGCGAAACCTTTTCTCAAAGCCAAGCATTTCTAAAAAATGCGGTTGAGAAATACGGCAACCAAGCTATTTATCTCTTGACCGGCCAACCTGATGATATAAATGAGATGAAAAATTTCTTAAAAGAGAATGGGATTGACGCCAAACAGATACAAACAAGTATGTTTAGAGGTTTGAAATAA